The nucleotide window CCGAATTTTGAAGTATAATTTTGAGAATGTTTgattattattagaataaagGACATTTTCGTCCCTGACCTTTTTTTTCGCGGACATTTTTGTCCTCAAAGAAtggaaaatacatttaagtccCTCACCTCCGAAAAACGTGTACATTTCAATCCTTCCGTCGAATTCAGGCGTTTGGACGGGATGGAAAAATCTGACCTGACAGAGATGGTGCTGACCTGGCCGTTACAGAGATCACGTAGCAGGGAGCATTTCGAAACAGGACATATAAGTCCCTGGAGacaaaaacgacgccgtttcgtTACTGACCTCCACTTCTTCTCCCTCGTCTACCTCGATTTTTCGGCATTGGCCTTGTTCAACCCATTATTGCAGCTTCGTCTCGAGCTTCCTCCGATGAcgaagcagaagaagaagaagaagaagaaatcatTAAAGACGACGCAAGAAACCCCGGCCCCTGCCCCGCCGGAATAATCGACTGCTCCGCCGTCGCCGTTATTTCTCCTGCTCCGCCATCGCAGAAACCTCAACTTCCACTACACGTTCCGCCTCAGATTCCTCCTCTCTCTTCCGACGACGAGGAGCTCGTACAGCAGGTGGTGTCCGGCAATAGGGTTTGTTCAGATTTCAGTGGGTGTTGTGGGTCCATTGTTGCTCGATGGGGTAGAGCACACGGTGCCAATGGGCACCACCGAGGGCTGTTTGGTTGCAAGCACAAATAGGGGTTCCTTGAAGACCCAATCAACTTCGATTCCCTCGCTGTCGTTTTCGACAAGTAATTTTCATTTTCCATAATTTtagttcctttttttttcactcaCACCTTCAACacaagttttgattttttgtaaTGTTATTGGTTCTTTGCTCTTTTGGGTAAGTGATTATCGTGACAAGTTTGAATTTTTTCTTGACTTTCTTTTGTGATACTCCTTCAGATGTCATGGAAGGAAGaatttcctttcttcatttACTCCCCCACAACACTCACTTTGTCGATTCTGTTGCgtttgttgttgctgctgtgaTTGTTGCTGAAGctgttgctgctgctgttgtTATGGTTGTTGTTGCTGTGATTGCTGAGGGTCTTGGGGGAGAGGGGGGAGAGAAGGGGAAGAGATATTGTGAATTGAAGGGGATTGTTGTTGAGAGAAGTTTGAGATCGAAGGCGATTGCACTGATGTTGAAGGGTTGGGATTTGAATTAGGGATTGGGTTTGGGTTTGGACTTTGGGAAGGCTGGGATTGAGGGTCCATGGTAGAGGGTTTAGGTAAGGACGTTGAGGCGTTTAGAGTTTCAGCCATTTGTAGAAGAATTGCTTAGTGGAATTGGAGAGAAGAAAGTGAGTCTATGATTTCCACGGCGATGCGGACATGGCCAAATTGGGCGGAGAGGTTGAGTGAATcgcaagaggaagaagaagaatgatggAGGAGGTCGTCGGCGTTGATGGTGGCTGACGGAGGCGCGGCTGTGCGGCGGTGATGGAGGCAAGGCTGAGGAAGAATAATGGAAGGAAAAGGGacgaaggaagaagaaagtggCAGATGGGGGAGGAGACGAAACGGCATCGTTTTCGTCTCCAGGGACTTATACGTCCTGTTACGAAATGCTCTATGCCACC belongs to Arachis duranensis cultivar V14167 chromosome 8, aradu.V14167.gnm2.J7QH, whole genome shotgun sequence and includes:
- the LOC107463006 gene encoding uncharacterized protein LOC107463006 — protein: MGTTEGCLVASTNRGSLKTQSTSIPSLSFSTNVMEGRISFLHLLPHNTHFVDSVAFVVAAVIVAEAVAAAVVMVVVAVIAEGLGGEGGEKGKRYCELKGIVVERSLRSKAIALMLKGWDLN